In Rutidosis leptorrhynchoides isolate AG116_Rl617_1_P2 chromosome 2, CSIRO_AGI_Rlap_v1, whole genome shotgun sequence, one genomic interval encodes:
- the LOC139887601 gene encoding probable serine/threonine-protein kinase PBL28 yields the protein MDSFMKEFEHLKIQLTEIKSATHNFHQTKVIGSGGFGKVYKGDLSHSKGRGLVAFKCLDRQYGQGTPEFWKEIMTLSRYSHENLISLLGFCDEDNEKILVYEYASNGSLDRHLNNTELTWSQRIKICLKAARGLCYLHEDNGAHQRVLHRDIKSANILLDDEWNAKVADMGLSKLGPANQKYMDLVTGIVGTIGYLDPMYLQMGLLTKESDVYSFGVVLMEVLCGKLCFHIENGTFSTLVHTWKQSYKKGKLEEIIFQGVMQPMDVNSLRIFSKVAFECLNKHHEGRPSMSFVVKELKTALELQEPHDLKLPKEYEEILKAAVSPIQYKSIIGFEKHLFDGIFLNGGKTWFSLNDKKEHHVLMSITECLIPYKGKDVSTQFSTRYNSRFKECLYMYTTNVKDFITRVRSQFLLEGTTYSVNLVFKYVRDKNGQKLCEENFKYKLDGEEEAFNSCLVI from the exons ATGGATTCCTTCATGAAGGAGTTTGAACATCTTAAAATCCAGCTCACAGAGATAAAATCAGCCACCCACAACTTTCATCAAACCAAAGTTATTGGATCCGGTGGTTTCGGAAAGGTTTATAAAGGAGACTTGTCTCATTCTAAAGGGCGAGGCCTTGTTGCATTCAAGTGTCTTGACCGTCAATATGGACAAGGAACCCCTGAATTCTGGAAAGAGATTATGACGCTTTCCCGTTACTCGCATGAAAATCTCATTTCTCTTCTCGGATTCTGTGACGAGGATAATGAGAAGATCTTGGTTTACGAGTACGCTTCCAACGGTAGCCTCGATCGCCATTTAAATAACACTGAGCTCACGTGGTCTCAACGTATCAAAATATGTCTTAAAGCTGCAAGGGGATTATGCTACCTCCATGAGGACAATGGCGCACATCAAAGAGTTCTTCATCGAGATATAAAAAGCGCAAACATCTTATTGGATGATGAATGGAATGCTAAAGTTGCTGACATGGGACTTTCCAAACTAGGGCCCGCAAATCAGAAGTACATGGATCTTGTTACCGGCATTGTAGGTACCATCGGGTACCTAGATCCAATGTATCTTCAAATGGGTCTACTAACGAAAGAGTCGGATGTATACTCTTTTGGTGTTGTCTTAATGGAAGTATTGTGTGGAAAACTATGCTTTCATATTGAAAATGGTACGTTTTCAACTTTAGTTCATACGTGGAAACAGAGTTACAAAAAGGGAAAGTTAGAGGAGATTATTTTCCAAGGCGTGATGCAACCAATGGATGTAAATTCTTTGCGGATATTTTCAAAAGTTGCGTTCGAATGTTTGAACAAGCATCATGAAGGTCGGCCATCAATGTCTTTTGTTGTTAAAGAACTAAAGACCGCACTTGAACTTCAGGAGCCGCACGATCTCAAACTGCCAAAGGAGTATGAGGAGATACTTAAGGCTGCAGTATCCCCGATTCAATACAAATCCATAATAGGGTTCGAAAAGCATCTCTTTGATGGGATCTTCCTTAACGGTGGTAAAACG tGGTTTAGTTTGAATGACAAAAAAGAACACCACGTATTGATGTCAATAACAGAATGTTTGATCCCTTACAAGGGAAAGGATGTCAGTACTCAATTCTCAACTCGTTATAATTCAAG ATTTAAAGAGTGTTTGTATATGTATAcaacaaatgtcaaagatttcataACACGAGTCAGAAGTCAATTCTTGTTGGAAGGAACCACATACTCAGTCAACCTTGTCTTCAAATATGTTAGGGATAAAAACGGTCAAAAGTTATGTGAAGAAAACTTCAAGTACAAGTTAGACGGTGAGGAAGAAGCTTTTAACTCCTGCCTTGTTATATAA
- the LOC139887602 gene encoding uncharacterized mitochondrial protein AtMg00810-like — protein sequence MVLYGASQNELEISRLSDDLSVRFEMKNMGEIGCFLGLEVDKLENGYFISQRDYARSLLEHFNMGESKPITTPMEPNLKMKKDQGKELKDVKLFRQMVESLIYLTIPRPKIAYSVGIVSQFMQCPTNVHLDAAKRILRYVKGSIGHGLWYKKCDNVLLKGFVDAD from the coding sequence atggttttgtacggggcatcacaaaacgAGTTAGAAATCTctcgtttaagtgatgatctttcggTTCGTTTTGAAATGAAGAATATGGGGGAGATTGGATGTTTTCTTGGCTTGGAAGTTGATAAATTAGAAAATGGATACTTTATCTCTCAAAGGGATTATGCAAGAAGTCTCTTGGAACATTTCAACATGGGGGAGTCAAAGCCTATTACTACTCCAATGGAACCAAATCTCAAAATGAAGAAAGATCAAGGAAAAGAGCTCAAGGATGTGAAGTTGTTCCGACAAATGGTTGAAAGTTTGATCTATCTAACCATCCCAAGGCCGAAAATTGCTTACTCGGTTGGCATTGTTTCACAATTTATGCAATGTCCaactaatgttcatcttgatgCAGCAAAAAGGATCCTTCGTTATGTGAAAGGATCAATAGGCCACGGCTTGTGGTATAAGAAGTGTGATAATGTTTTGTTAAAAGGTTTCGTGGATGCAGATTAG